The Medicago truncatula cultivar Jemalong A17 chromosome 7, MtrunA17r5.0-ANR, whole genome shotgun sequence genome includes the window ACCTCCATTCTCCCTTTTCAAGCAAACAGTATCCCATTTAATCCAAGACAATTTCCTCACATCCTCACTACCACcccaaaagaaattaatatataaagagTCAAGAGTAGAAATGATACCTAAGggagctttgaaaaaggaaagaaaataaaccggaATGGACGACATAACGGACTTAAGCAAAATCAACCGACCACCCATAGATAAATTCTTACATTTCCACCCAGATAAAGGATTACGAATCCTCTCAACAAGGGGCTGCCAAAATTGAAGTTTCCGTGGATCACCACCAATAGGCAATCCTAAATAAAGAAACGGAATTCGTCCGTGTTTACATTGCATAACCACGGCTGCCTCATGAAGCCAAGAATCATTTACATTCACGCCAAAAAGCATACTCTTATGGAAATTAACCTTCAACCCGGATATAGATTCAAATAAAAGCAGAACAACCTTCAAAGCCCGGACATTTGCCCAAGACTTAACTCCTACTAGTAAAGTATCATCTGCGAACTGCAAGTGAGAAACCAGCACATTAGCTTGCGCCCCTATAGCATATGGAGTGAACAACCCAGACGTTACCAATGCAGACATCATCACATTTAAATCTTCAGCTGCTAAAAGGAACAAAAACGGAGAAAGCGGATCCCCTTGACGGAGACCCCTTTCGAGATTAAACTCATCAGTCGGACACCCATTAACTAACACAGATGTCGTCGCCGTTGTAATACATTCCATAATCCAAGACCGCGAAACACACGgaaaattcatcttaatcataacCTCATCAATGTAACCCCAATCAACAGAATCAtaagctttttcaaaatccactttaaaCATGAGTAACTCTTTCTTTTTGACCTTTGCATCATCGACTAATTCATTTGCAATCAAAATACCATCAAGAATTTGTCTACCCTTAATAAACGCAGACTGAGAATCAGATACCACATTACCTATCACCCTTCTCAAACGATTAGCCAATACCTTTGATAAAATTTTGTACACACTACTCACCAAAGATATTGGCCTAAAATCAGCCACATGCTGAGGAGAGTCCACCTTAggaattaaagcaataaaaGTGGAATTAAGACCTTTAGTTAACTTACCATTGCGATGAAACTCCGCAAAAAAATTCAGCACATCAATCTTCAAAACCTCCCAAAAGTCTTTAAAGAAACCCAAATTAACACCATCTGGTCCGGGGCATTTAAAACTATCGCAATCCCACACGGCTGCTTTAATTTCTTCTAACAAAAAGGGCTTAATAAGATCAGCCCCCTCCACTGGTGATAAAGACTTGAACAACAAACCTCCTATGTCCGGTCGCTCATGTTGAGACCTcttaaaatgattttgaaagtgTTGAAAAATTGTTTGGCGCACAGGTTCCACGCCTTCAATAGTGACACCATCAGCAgacaaagaaattaaagaattaGATCGCTTCCGTGAGGACATAATGCCATGGAAAAACTTGGTATTAGCATCACCTTCCTTCAACCAATTAACTCTTGATTTTTGCCAATGCATACTAGCCTGAAGTTTTGAAAAAGCCATAATGTCGACCGCTAACAAGTGAAGCTCTTCCACCTCATGAGCACCCAACGTGCGAGTTTCCCCCAAAGCATCCAAAACCGCCAACCGATCCTTAGCTCCCTTAATCTTACTATCAATGTTAACAGTATGATTCAAATGCCAACTCCGTAAACtagttttcaaaaatttaagtttCTCTTTCAGAATGAAGCCACTCCACCCTTGCACTTGATAAGACTGCCATTTTTCTTTAACAAAGTCAACATAGCCTGGAACATCCGCCCAACACTTTAACATGCGAAGGGGTTTAGGCCCCCAATTTTTCTCATCCATGGTTAGAATAATAGGACAATGATCCGATAAACTTCTAGGAAGAGCAACTTGGATACAATTAGGAAACAAAGAAACCCAAGCTTCTGATAAAAGAAAACGGTCAAGACGACTCATAGCCACACCATCTCCTCGGTACCAAGTAAAATTACGACCAACCAACGGTAAATCAATAAGACAATTACCATCAATAAACTGATTAAAAGGAGTGTAATCGACGTAATTATAATTCTCCACACGACCTCTTCTTTCAGCACTAGAACGAACATCATTAAAGTCACCAAGAACACACCACACCGCTTCCCCATGTAAAGGAAACAAATTAGACAAAGAATCCCACAACACCTGTCGCCCCCTACTATCACAAGGAGCATAAATATTCGCCAAACAGAACACCTCATTATTTGCTACAAAGGAGCCTTTAACAATCAAACAATTAGCAATATTTACTGACAACCAGACATCCAACACAGAAGGATCCCACATCGTGATAATACCTCCAGAAGCACCGACTGAAGCTTTAAAGGAATAAGCCATCAAATCAGCCCCCCATAAGGAACGACACAAAAACTCATCCACCACCTCCAACTTCGACTCTTGAATACATAACACCGCCGGTTTTCTCTCTGACACCAACCTCCGAATCTCCCTCCTCTTCTCAACCGCCCCTAAGCCCCTAATATTTAAAGAAATAATCTTCATAACTTCCTCCCACACCAAAACACCCCACACCAGCCCCACACACCCTAAACCTCTGTCACCTTCCTCACCTCTAACCCCCTCGCCTCCCCACCATCTACGATACCTCCACGCACACTTCCTCTAGATAGTGCCTGAAAACTATTTTTACACCGTACACCGATAGACTTACCCACTTCTACCACGTCATCCTCCAACCCCTTTGCTTCCCCATGAAGGATACGTAAATTACTTACTTACCAAGTAATATgtaagttccttaaaaaaaaaaaaaaagtaatatgtaAGTGTCACACTGACACATGGTAGCTAGGCACATACTCCATCCAGTcgcatttataaacaaaaaaacaaaattttggaTTCATTAAATAGCTAATGTATTTGATCACATTTATAGATAAGATACAATAGTTAGTTATTCAATGtacttaaaaatttaatttttgcttataaatgtaaCTAACGGGAGTATCTTATTTGGTTGTAATTGGACTCATGTGGGATATCCAAATATGTTcggtaaaaaaaatctatataaaaaaaattgtttcaatttatcaacaaaaaaaataaattattgttacAATTTTAGTGCGCagtgattaaataaataaaaaaaatctactaaaaaaattaactatactaataaattattttcctaTATCTATAATATAAGAGAGGAAAAAAGCgattttcttatatttgttgCATAATAGAGaagaataaattgttttcatgacATAAAAAATTGGTTTATTTGCAAAAATGTTCATAATATTAGAAAGATTAAATTAAAGTTTATAAgtatcaaataaattaaattttttcaaatgtCTCTAAATTCATAGAGGGGAGTGGAGAAAGATTGGGTAAACTATACAGAGGCCGTAATCGGGTAATGGACCaaccaaattaaattaaatactcGCTCCATCTCAaattataaaggaaaaaaatcatttggagtatagttttttgtgtttttttttttaaaaaaaatttataggaagatgtaaaaacaattttcattggctattaattatggaaaaaatgaaagagaaagaaaattaaatgtaatttgcatttaattctatgagaataaacaaaaaaaatcttggtctagaagtcctaactcaactggtAAATGCCGAAATTACAAGGTCGCACGTCatgacccgggttcgaacccggaacCTCACAGTTGtatgtgagtttaatttcagtggtttaccacttcatctaagacaaaaaaaaaaaatcttgaaaaacataaaagtttgtcttttttgcttatattttgggacaaagaaaatgtgttttttttcttatattatgggacggagggagtaaataataaaaacaaaaaggcttaaatatgcatttcatcTCTTTAATTATAGgctatttgatttttcatccctgagtttactaatcctcccattttgcccctgtaaaaattaaccatttaaaatttcgtccctcttcccgattaatcactgtcacgtcatcaaattagcaaaatgtcATGGGAATGGATAAAAATACCCtcatcatccttcttcttcaaGCTTCAcattttttctgcaaaattttattttcccttCTTTGAAGGGAACCAACCTCAAACCAGAAAAACTTCGAACTGAACGACCCAACCTCAAACCAAACACCCTGAAAAGCTTCGATCTTCCAGaaatcaaaggaaaaacaaaaccaCAAGCAGAGTGGATCTAGAAAAAGGGTCGACGACGAAGTTTCACCGAAACAAGGCAGAACCGAAGCCAACAGCTTCGAAAAACCACAAAATATTTGAATCAAGAGGGAGAACCAAACCCACTAGCAGAGAACAAACAGAATCGAaaagaaaaacgaaaaaaaaacgTTACCGGAGCTTCGTCGGAGCAAAGCTAAGTCACCGGAACATGGATTCCACGTGTAAGGGTCCTTGTGTGcgttgtttttgttgttcttgtttgCGTTGTTTTTGCTATCACCGATGGACTTTCACCGCAAGAACAACACCTCTTTGTTCTTTTCACACCCCCTTCAactttcttcttctcccttcACCATAACTCCAACTTTTTTGCtttagaagaaagaaaatccAAAAGGGTTATCGAATCTGCAATTCAATTCGAAATCAGCGTTGAAATGAAACGTTCACTTTCATTATGAACTAGTGAAGACAGaaaaatgaaggaagaagaaagcgATGAAAACAGTGAAAAATTGATGGGGTGTGTGAGAAGAATCATGGGCTAGCGAGTTAAATGGGACGGTGATGGTGCGCTGTAACAACAATACTATAACAATATtatgagggtatttttgtccatttccatgtcattttgctaatttAATGTGGAAGTGATTAACCGAGGAGaggaacaaaattttaaatggttAATTTTTACAGGGAGAAAATGGGAGGATTAGTAAGTGGATAATGGCCTATAATTAGAGAGATAAATGCatatttaagcaaaaaaaaaaggaaactcTAAACCCAGAGGCACAAGATAGAAGAGATAGCGATGATGAACTGCGTTTCGTTTTgttcttcaatttcaatttcaattccaaCCCCAATTGCAGCAACACAACAACACCTcgctttctcttcttcttcatctctttGTTCCATTTCAAGGGTTTCTATTAATCCTCcacgaagaagaagaataaacaATAATGGTTTCACTTGCAACGCACTTTTCGGATTAGGTGTACCTGAACTCGTTGTTATTGCTGGTGTTGCTGCCATCGTTTTTGGTCCTAAGAAATTGCCTGAAGTTGGTCGCAGTATCGGTAAAACTGTCAAAAGCTTTCAACAGGTTCAttccctttctttctttcttcttattccTTCAAATTAAATTTACGAGCTTATTATCTACGGGCATAAACACATCTGAAACTGATTCGTAGAGCTtttgacatgttcataagttgttttcggctcattttcataagttctccaaaataacttatgaaaacagcttatagtttgtataaaaaacatagttttactttattttattttatttttgttgtagaaataacttattcataagcacttatatgattaGTGTTTATATTATAAGCatataattaagttgtttatctaaatAGGGCGAAAGGCAAAACGATTTCATTAATAAGCAAAACTAGACTGCTTCTTTTCTGTTGTCTGTAGACAAAGTGGCGAATACCATTTGAAACTCGCACACAATTGGAAAGTCATGGGTTTGAACCCGAGTGAAAGTGTCCAGCCAAGCAATATCTACATTGCCATTTGAATTAGGCCTTACGGCCAAAGAAGACTACatataagatgttttaagagtaGGACCAAACAAACTTATTGCATTAGAGCTTAGATATGAAAAATGTGTTTTCTTTGCGGATATTTGTGTATTTGTATTTCCTAATGAGAAACATTTATCATTTTGCTTGGTGTTGTTTCTCTTCCTGATAAGAAATTCAAGCAtgaaaaacatataattcaaaaacTTTAATGTCTGTAACGAATGTGTGTACCGTATAATCTCCCTCGAAAACACCTTTTCTGCTTACTTCTTTAGCTAGCTTCCTCCTGCCTCTGTTTCTCATGAACTTTATTGAGAAATACAAGGGGAAAACAAAGGCCTAATGTAGATTAGCTTCTAGTTCATTAGAGCTtcctaattaaaataaagtttatggTTCTGCACATACAAAATAGTCATTGTGAGCTTATACTGTGAATAAGTTAAATAGTTTCTGCAATTATTGAGATGTTGAATCTAATGATAATTTATATTAGAAGCTGCTCTTTAAAATTAGTTGTTATTATAAGATTAGTTTGATATTTCATTTCCCTTAAGTAGCATCTCAGGATTCTACCGATCCAGTCGTTCAAATTTAACTTGAAAAGCTTATATTAGGTTTGGGAATTTAATTTCTTGATTTTGACTATCAAAATGTCAATCTTATTTTCGCCGTATATCATGTTTTCAAAGATTTACGTACAAACTTATTTGGTTtcaataccaaaaaaaaagtgacgTTTTAGTATAAATAGAGAATAAAAGCAGAAAATAGTTTTCAATCAAATGGCCCCATAAACTATATTGGAGGCAGAGGCACTTGTTTGGCTCATATAACTCTCATTGGATTGTTCCAGGCATGCTGTTTTACTATTCCCCCTTGttgtaaaagtaaaataaacaaGCAAAGAAGGGAGGAAGAAATTAAgcaattctttcaaaaaactaaTAGCTTCTAAAACGTGGAAA containing:
- the LOC25499679 gene encoding sec-independent protein translocase protein TATA, chloroplastic; amino-acid sequence: MMNCVSFCSSISISIPTPIAATQQHLAFSSSSSLCSISRVSINPPRRRRINNNGFTCNALFGLGVPELVVIAGVAAIVFGPKKLPEVGRSIGKTVKSFQQAAKEFESELKKEPGSSGGEPSEKSIAVSEEKKQDTEVSSSKESV